The region CCATCAGTCCACCGCGAATGTGATCAGTCCGGTACGAGCACGGTCCGGCCCCGCACCTGGCCCCGGCGAAGCCGGTCGATCGCCTCCGCGGCGGCGGACAGCGGGAAGCGCTCCGTCTCGACGTGGAGCGCCCCCGAATGTGCCAGCGCGACGACCGCGGCCAGTTCCTGGCGCGTTCCCCAGAAGGGCAGTGAGAGCCGGAAGCCGGGTGGCAGGACACCCGGCTTGGACACCGTCAGGCTGCCGCCTCCGCTTCCCACGACGGCGAGTTCGCCGCCGGGGCGCAGGACGCCGGTCGCCAGTTCCAGCGTCTGTGGGGCGCCGACGAAGTCGAATACGGCGTCCGCTCCCACGCCACCGCTGCGCGCCCTCAGGACGCGGGCGGTGTCCGGTCGCATCAGGGTGCCGAAGTCCGCGCCGGAGCGGTCCGCGAGAGCCAGGGCGTCCTCGCGGACATCCACCGCCAGCACGCGGCTCGCGGTGGTCGCGTGGAGGGCCTGGACGGCCAGATGGCCGAGCCCGCCGACACCGATGACGACGGCGGTGGTGCCCTCGCCGAGGGCGTGCCGGAGCCCGGTCACGGCGTGGTAGGACGTCAGGCCCGCGTCGGAGAGCGGGGCGGCCTGGTCGGCCGGCAGGTCGCCGATCGGCACCAGATGGCGGGCGGAGGGGACGAGCAGATACTCGGCCATTCCGCCGTCCCGGCCCAGTCCGGCCCCGTGCCAGGCGAGGGTGTTCCGCCGATCGCAGTAGTTGTCGGAGCCCGCGGCGCACCGCGCGCAGGAGCCACAGCCCCACGGCCCGTAGAGCACCACGCGGTCACCTGCGCGCACCCCGTCGGCGGCGGGCCCCAGGGCCGTGACCTGCCCGGCCACCTCGTGGCCGAGGGTGAACGGCAGCCGGTAGGGGAGCGCGCCCGGAGCACCGTCGATGACATGCAGATCGGAGCGGCACAGGCCGGCGGCTTCGACCCGCACCAGCACCTCGGCGCCGTGGGGAACGGGCCGCTCGACATCTGTTGGTGCCGGAGCCTCGCCCCAGGCCGTCAGCCGCAGTGCCCTCATCTTCACCGTCCCGGGTCTTGTCAGCGCTGCGGCTGCCACGGTAACAGAGGTGAAGTCGGTTCAATAGATGGTTGCAGCAACGGAAGGGGATCGGTGCGATGAGCGAAGAGGCCCGCACGGGGAGGTTCGCCGACAGGGTCGCGATGGTGACGGGAGCCGCCTCGGGCATGGGCGCGGCGGTCGCCCGGCAACTGGCCGCGGAAGGGGCGCGGGCCGTCGTCCTGGCGGACGTGAACGGCGACGGCGCGGCGGCCGTCGCCGAGGAGTTGCCCGCGGCCCGGGCGGTCGCACTCGACGTCACGGACGCGGCGGGCGTCGACAGTGCCTTCCAGGATGTACTGCACCGACACGGGCGGCTCGACGTCCTGGTGCACGCGGCGGGGGTCGACGATCCGGAGGCGAAGCGGCGCATCGCGGACGCGGCCGTCGAAGGCCGACCGGTCGAGCTGACCGATTCCCTCGACGACGCCTCCTGGCGGCGGGTCCTGCGCGTGAACCTGGACGGAACCTTCCATGTGCTGCGCGCCGCGGTGCGGGTCATGCGGCCCCGCGAGGCCGGGGCGATCGTGGTGATCGGATCGTCGTCGGCCTTCGACGCGCCCGTCGGCTACCCGCACTACGCCGCCTCCAAGGCGGGTGTGCACGCCCTGGCCCAGGCCGTGGCCAAGGAGGTCATCGCGTCCGGGATCCGCGTGAACCTGGTGGCCCCGGGGCCGACGGACACGGGGATGGCGGCCCGCACTCCCGAGGCGCTGCGGTCGGCCTTCGCCGACCCGCGGGTGCGCCCGTACGCGACGCCCGAGGAGATATCCGAGATCGTCCTCTTCCTCGCGAGCGATGCCGCGGCGAACCTCGTCGGCGCGGTGCTGCTCGCCAACGGCGGCCGGTTCACCGCCTGAGCGGATCCGGGCCCGCCCCGATCCTGGCGCCGGATGGTCTTGCCTGCCTGGAGTCCCATGCCTACGGTCATGAATTGAGTTCAGTTCTTGCGCTCCTCGCCCGCCGTACGAGCACGATGGAGATCCCATGCACCGTCGCCACCCCGAGGTCGACCCCCAGCTACTGTCCGAAACGGACGAACAGCGACAATTGCGTACCGTCCTGCGGGACCTCTACGCCGAGGCGAGTGGCGTCGAGGAGGTGCGCAAGCATCTGGCCACCCCGCGCGGATACGACGAAGCGCTCTGGGCACGGCTCGCGGGCGAGATCGGCGTCCACGGCCTGGCCGTTCCGGAGGAGTACGGCGGGTCGGGCTTCACCTTCGCCGAACTGGCCGTGGCCCTGGAGGAATCCGGACGCGCCCTGTACTGCGCGCCGCTGCTCCCCACAGTGGTCCTGGCCGCACACGCCCTCCTGCTCAGCGGCGACCGTACGGCATGCGAGCGCTACCTGCCCCGGATCGCCGACGGCACGCTCACCGCCACCGTGGCCGGGTTCGGCCCCGGCGGCCCCGGTCGGCCCGGTGGCCCCGATCGGTCCCGCGGGCTCGCCGTCACCGCGGAACAGGGGGGCGACGGCTGGGTGCTGCGTGGCCGGGCGGACTTCGTGCTCGACGGGGCCGGTGCGGATCTGCTCCTGGTCCGGGCCGGAACGCCCGCCGGGCCTCGGATCTTCGCCTGTGAGCCTGCCCCCGACACCTGCCGGCGGACTCCGCGCCGCGTCCTGGACGAGACGCGGCGCCAGGCGCTGGTGGAATTCATGGGTGCCCCGGCCACTGCCGTGGGCACGGCGGAGGAGGCCGAGGGCACGGTTTCGGCCACGCTGGACATCGGGCGGGCCGCGCTCGCGGCCGAGCAGGTCGGCGGCAGCGGGCACGCGCTGGACGGCACCGTCGCCTTCGTGGCCCAGCGCCACCAGTTCGGCCGCCCCATCGGGTCCTTCCAGGCCGTCAAGCACCGGCTGGCCGATGTGCTGGTGGCGCTGGAGGCGGCGCGCTCGGGGTCCGCGTACGCGACCGCCTGCGCCGCCATCGCCTCGCCGCAGCTTCCGGTGGCCGCCTGCGCCGCCGCCGTGGTCTGCTCCGAGACCTTCCGCCTGGCGACGGCCGAGTACGTCCAGTTGCACGGCGGGATCGGCTTCACCTGGGAGCACCCGGCTCATCTGTACGTGCGCCGGGCGCGCGGCGCCGAGGTGCTGTTCGGCACGGCGGACCAGCACCGGACCCGGCTCGCCGGGCTCGTCGGCCTCGCCAGCCGCCCCGCTGCCTGAACTCGAATGGGTATGTCTCGATCAAGGGCTTGACACGGTGCGGCTCTGGAATCAAAGTTGTAGTGAATTCAGTTCAGTTTCAGAGGGGTGAGGGATGACAACGGAAGAAGAGATCCAGTTCGAGCGCGACGGCCACGTCGCCCGTGTGTGGCTCAACCGTCCGTGGAAGAAGAACTGCGTCACCGTGCCGATCCTGGACCGGCTCGACGAGATCATCACCGAGGTGGACGAGGACCCCGAGCTTCGGGTCCTGGTGGTGCGCGGCCGTGGCGGCACGTTCTGCTCGGGGTTCGACCTCGACAGCCTGAAGGCCGAGTACGTCGGCAAGTCGAACGCGATCGACGTCGCGGTGAAGTCCGCGAAGGTGTGCGACCGCCTGTACTCGATGAAGACCCCCTCGGTCGCGGTCCTGGAGGGCCATGTCACCGCAGGCGGCTTCGAGATCATGATCTCCTGCGACTTCGCCATCTCCGCCGACGACGCGAAGATCGGCGACTTCCACATCCGCCGCGCGCTCTTCGGCGGCGCCGGTCCGATCTACCGGGTGCCGCGCATGATCGGCATCCGTAAGACCAAGGAGCTGATGCTCACCGGCAAGCTGCTCTCCGGCATCGAGGCCGCCGAGTTCGGCCTGATCAACAAGTCGGCACCGGCCGAGGAGCTGGACGCGACGGTCGAGGAGTTCATCAGCCACCTCGCCGACAAGAGCCCCTTCACCATGTGGCTCACGAAGATGACGATCGACCGCAGCCTGGACGCCGACACCCAGTCGCTGATGGTCATGGAGCACCTCGCCGTGGGTGTGGCGCTCAACTCCGAGGACGCGAACGAGGGCGTGTCGGCGTTCTTGGAGAAGCGCGAACCCAAGTGGCAGGGGCGCTGATCCGGATGACCACGGATCCGCGGAGCTCCGCCGCCGGCGGGCTCCAGGGCGCACGCTGCTCCGGCTGCTCGGTGACGGTGTACCCCGCGGACGACACGTGCCCGCGCTGCGGAGGGCCGGCCGAACCGGCGGCCCTCCAGGGCACGGGCACGCTGTGGACCTGGACGGTGCAGCGGTACGCCCCCAAATCGCCGCCCTACCAGGCCCCGCCCGGAGGCTTCGAGCCGTTCGCGCTCGGCTATGTCGAGCTGGCGGAGGGCGTGCGGGTGGCCGCCGTCCTCGACGTCGACGACCTCGACGCCGTCCGTATCGGCATGCCGCTCTCCGTGACCGCCGGTCCCGGGGTGCCCCGGGCCAGGCCCACACCCCCGAGCGAGGAGGGCTCTTGAGCACCGATGTGCTGATCTGCGGCGCGGGGCGCACCCCGTTCGGCCGGTCGGAGACGACCGGCCGGCAGCTCGCCGTCGCCGCCGTGAACGCCGCGCTGGCGGACGCCGGGATCGCGTGGTCGCGGGTGCGGGCCGCGTTCGGCGGCAGCGACAGCGCGGGCCTCGCGGACACCCTGGTGACCCAACTCGGCCTGACCGGGCTGCCGTTCGTCAATGTCAAGAACGGCTGCGCCACCGGTGGCAGCGCGCTGGTCTCCGCCGTGAACGCGATCCGCTCCGGTATGGCGGACGTCGTCCTCGCCGTCGGCTTCGACAAACACCCGCGCGGCGCCTTCGATCCCAGGCCCGAGGACTGGGGCCTGGGCGCGGAGTACGGCAGCGACGGGCTGATGGTGACCACCCAGTTCTTCGGCATGAAGATCCAGCGTTATATGCACGACCACGGGATCACCCCGCGGACCCTCGCCCTGGTCGCCGAGAAGGCGTACCGCAACGGCGGTCTGACCCCCGAGGCGTGGCGGCGCGAACCGGTGTCCGCCGCGGAGATCCTGGAATCCGGCATGGTCAGCGATCCGCTGACCCGCTTCATGTTCTGCTCCCCGGGAGCGGGCGCGGCGGCGCTGGTCCTCTGCTCGCCCGAGGCCGCCCGCGCGATGGACGGCACACCGGTCACCCTGCGCTCGGCGGCCGTACGCACCCGGCGCTTCGGCTCGTTCGAGGTGTTCAGCCCGTGGATTCCCGGGGGCACACCGACCAGCGTCAGCCGTGACGCCTCGGCCGCCGCCTTCGAGGAGGCGGGGCTCGGCCCCGGCGATGTCGACGTCTGTCAACTGCAGGACACCGAGAGCGGCGCCGAGGTCATGCACATGGCCGAGTGCGGATTCTGCGAGGACGGCGAGCAGGAGCGGCTGATCGCCTCCGGCGCCACCGCGATCGACGGAACGCTGCCGGTCAACACCGACGGCGGCTGCATCGCCAACGGCGAACCCATCGGCGCCTCGGGTCTGCGCCAGGTCTACGAGGTCGTCCAGCAGCTCCGCGGCCGGGCCGGTGAGCGCCAGGTCCCGGACCGCCCCAGGATCGGCTTCACCCATGTGTACGGCGCCCCCGGCGTGAGCGCCTGCACGGTCCTGTCCCGTTGAAGGTCCCGTTGAGAGTTGCGCCGGATGTCCGCCGGAATGTCCCGCCGAATGTGCGGCGGAATGTCCCGCCGAATGTGCGGCGGAATGTCCCGCTGAACGGCCCCCCGATCGGAGGTGGAGGAAGAGATGAGCGGTATCCCGGAACCCGATGAGTTCCGCGCCGAGGCCCGGACGTGGCTCGCCGGAGTGGCCCGGCCCCGCGCCGCCGACGGGGAGTGGGGCAGCGGCTCCGACTCCGTCGCCGTATTCGAGAACTGGACCGAGGAGCAGGAGCGCGAGCACACCGCCCGCGTCCAGGAATGGGAACGCACCCGCTACGACCAGGGCTGGTCCGCGCTCAACTGGCCGCAGGAGTACGGCGGCCGAGAGCTGCCCGCGTACTACGAGCAGCTCTACCGCGGCGAGGAGGCGGCCTTCGACGTACCGCACCGCCCCGAGATCTTCCCGGTGACCCAAGCGCTCGTCGCCCCCGCGATCGGCCTGTGGGGCACCGAGGAACAGAAGAGCCGCTGGCTCGTGCCCATGCTGCGCACCGACGAGCTGGCCTGCCAGTTGTTCTCGGAGACCGAGGCGGGCTCCGACCTCGCCGCGGTGCGCACCCGGGCGGTGCGCGAGGGCGATGATTGGGTGCTGACCGGGCACAAGGTGTGGACCTCCGGGGCCCGCGTGGCGACCTGGGGCGTGGCGGTGTGCCGCACCGATCCGGACGTCCGCAAGCACGCCGGCATCACCGTCTTCCTGGTGCGCATGGACGCGCCGGGCGTCACCGTACGGCCCATCCGGCAGCTGACCGGTGGCACCAGCTTCAACGAGGTCTACCTCGATGGTGTGCGGGTGCCCGACACCGACCGGCTCGGGCCGGTCGGCGAGGGGTGGCGGGTCACGCTCAGCGTGCTGGCCGCCGAACGGCTCGACTCCGGCAGCCTCGGCCTGGACAACGCCGACCGGGCGCTGGACCTGGCCGGAAACCTGTCGCGCCCGCTCACCGGGAGCGAACAGCAGCGGGCCGCCGACCTCCACCTCCGCACCCTCGTCCAGCGACTCATGGGGCTGCGGGTGACCGCCGCCCTCGTCGCCGGGCGCGAACCGGGCGCGGAGGCATCGGTCGGCAAGCTGTACGCCACCGAGACCATGCGGCGCACCAGCGACCTGGTGTCCGAACTGCTGGGGCCGAGCCTCGTGGCGGACACGGGGCAGTGGGGCACCTACGCCTGGACGGAACACCTCCTCGGCGCCCCCGGCTACAGCATCGCGGGCGGCACCGACGAGATCCAGCGCACCATCCTCGCCGAGCGCGTACTCGGCCTGCCCAAGGAGCCCGTCCGATGAGCATGGCCACCGAGGTGCCGGAGCTGGCCGCCCGGGTCCGCGACCGGCTCGCCCGCCACCACCCGGGAGCCACGGTCGGCGAATTGACGGTGCTGCCGGGCGGCCACTCCGGGCTGACGTACGAGGTCGCGGTGGAGGATGCCCGGTACGTCGTCAAGGCGGTGCCTCCGGGGCAGCGGCCCGTCGGACGCAACGACGTCCTGCGCCAGTCACGGGTGCTCGGCGCGCTGGCCGGATCCACGGTGCCGGTACCGGGCGTCGTGGCCGTCGACGAGACCCAACCCGCCTGGTTCGCCATGGACTTCGCGGCCGGGGAGGCCGTCGAGCCGGTACTGGACGACCACGAGGTGGACCCCGCGACGGCCCGCGCCCGGATGCTGGAGATCGCCTCCGTCCTGCGCCGACTGCACGGCACCGATGTGGACACGCCCGGGCTCGACGCGCCCGCACCGCTGGACGCCGCCGGTGAGCTGGAGCGGTGGAGCCGCACCCTGCGGGCCGTTCCCGCCGAACTGCGGCCCGGCGGTGAGGAGTTGCTGGCGCGTCTCGCCGACGGCGTACCCCACGGCCTTCCGCCGGTGCTGCTGCACGGGGACTTCCGGCTCGGCAATGTGCTGTGCGTGGGCGAGCGAGCCGTGGCCGTCGTCGACTGGGAGATCTGGAGCGTCGGCGACCCGCGCATCGACCTGGGCTGGTTCCTGCTCTTCGCCGACCACCGCAACTTCCCGCAACTGGGACACGCCGTGCCCGGACTGCCCGGCGAGGCCGAACTGCTGGACACCTACCGCGACGGGCGGCCCGCGCTGCCCGCGATGGACTGGTTCCGGGCCCTCGGCCGCATGAAGATGGCCGCGATCATGGGCCACAACCTCCGCCGGCACCGCGAGGGCAAGCACCACGACCCGGACCAGGAACGCCTGCCGCCCACCATCGCCGCGATGATCCGCACCGCCCGCGACATCCTCGGCTGATCCGGCACCGGTACGCCCCCACCGAACAGGAGCAATCGTGGATTTCGGATACTCGCCACGGGCGAGTGAACTCCAGGACCGCATGCGGTCGTTCATGGACGAACACGTCTTCCCCGCGGAAGCGACGTACGACCGGCAACTGGCCGAAGGGGACGACCCGCACGCCCTGCCGCCGGTGATGGCCGAGCTGAAGGAGAAGGCCCGCGCCGAGGGCCTGTGGAACCTCTTCATGGCGCACGGCGACTGGGGCGCGGGGCTCAGCAACCTCGAATACGCGCCGCTCGCCGAGCTGGCGGGCCGCTCCATCATCGGCCCCGAGGTGTTCAACTGCTCGGCGCCCGACACCGGCAACATGGAGCTGCTCGCCCTGTACGCCACCCCCGAGCAGCAGGAACGCTGGCTGCGCCCGCTGCTCGACGCCCAGATCCGCTCATGCTTCGCCATGACCGAGCCGGAGGTGGCGAGCTCCGACGCCCGCAACATCCGCACCCGCATCACCCGCGACGGCGACAGCTACGTCGTCAACGGCCGCAAGTGGTACACCTCCGGGATCCTCGACCCCGACTGCAAGCTGATCATCCTGATGGGCAAGACCGACCCGGACGCGCCCACCTACCGGCAGCAGTCCATGCTGCTCGTCCCCCGGGACACCCCGGGCGTCACCGTCCTGCGCGATCTGCCGATGTTCGGCTACACCGACCGGCTCGGACACGGCGATGTGCTCTTCGAGAACGTCCGCGTCCCGGCGGAGAACATCCTCGGAGGGGAGGGCGAGGGCTTCGCGCTCGCCCAGGGACGGCTCGGTCCCGGCCGGATGCACTACGCGATGCGCGCCGTGGGCTTCGCCGAGCGCGCCCTGCGGCTGATGTGCGAGCGCGTCACCGAACGCACCGCCTTCGGGGGGCCCCTCGCCGACCAGGGAGTGGTCCGGGAGTGGATCGCCCGCAGCCGCATCGAGATCGAGCAACTGCGTCTCCTCGTCCTCAAATCGGCCTGGCTGATGGACACCGTGGGCAACGCCGCCGCCCGCATGGAGGTCGCCGCCATCAAGGTCGCGGCGCTGGAGGTCGCCCACAAGGTGGTCGACCGGGCGGTGCAGGCACACGGCGCGGCGGGGGTCAGCGACGACACCGTACTGGCCCGGCTGTACGCCATCACCCGGGCGCTGCAGATCGCCGACGGCCCCGACGAAGTCCATCTGCGGACGGTGGCCCGCCAGGAACTCGCGCACTACAAGAAGAAGACCGACACGGAGACGGGGGCGGCGTGAGCGCCAACAGCCTCGACGGCAAGGTGGCCGTCATCACCGGCGGATCCCGTGGCATCGGCCTCGGCATCGCCACCGCCTACCGGGCGGCCGGCGCACACGTGGTGATCGCGGCCCGTAAACCGGCCGGACTCGCCGAGGCCCGCGAGGAGTTGCTGCGCGTCAAGGGCGACGGCGACGTGCACACGGTGGTGGCGAACGCGGGCGAACCCGAGCAGGCCGAGCAATGTGTCGAGGAGACCATGGCCCGCTTCGGCCGCCTCGACCTCCTCGTCAACAACGCGGCGACCAACCCGTACCACGGCGATCTGCTCGACCTGGACCTGCCGCGCGCGGAGAAGACCGTCCGCGTCAACCAGTACGGCATGATCGCCTGGACCCGGTGCGCCTGGCGCGCCTGGCTGGCCGAACACGGGGGAGCGGTGGTCAACATCGCCTCCGTCGGCGGGCTCATCGTCGACCCGCACATCGGCTACTACAACGCCACCAAGGCCGCCATGCTCCATATGACCCGGCAGCTCGCCTACGAACTGGGGCCGCACGCGCGCGTCAACGCCATCGCCCCCGGCCTGATCAAGACCGAGCTGGCGCGGGCGGTGTGGGAGGTCCGCGAGCCGATCCTCACCGCCAAGCTGCCGCTGCGGCGCCTCGGCACGGTGGAGGACGTGGCCCATGCGGCGCTGTTCCTGGCCTCCGACGCCTCCTCCTGGATGACCGGCCAGACCCTGGTGCTCGACGGTGGCGCGACCGCCCTGCCGATCGGGGTGGAGGGATGAGCGCGCCCCGACCCGCCGCGGAGCTGTTCTCGATCGAGGGCAGGACGGCCGTGGTCACCGGCGCGTCCGCGGGGCTCGGCGCACGCTTCGCCGCCGTCCTCGCGCAGGCCGGCGCCACCGTGTTCGCCGCCGCCCGGCGGATCGACCGGCTGAAGGAACTCGCCGACTCCGACGCAACGATCCACCCCGTCGCCTGCGACGTCTCGCTCGCCACCGACCGTACGCGGCTGATCGAGACCGCGCGGACCACCACCGGCCGCATCGACATCCTGGTCAACAACGCGGCCACGTCCGGCGAGACCCGCGCCGAGGACGAATCCCCGGACGCCTTCGCCGACGTCCTCGGCGTCAACCTCACCGCCCCCTTCCACCTGGCACGTCTCGTGGCGGAGGCACCCGCCGGGGACGGCACGCCGCCCCGGAGCGTCATCAACGTCTCCTCCATCCTCGGCCTGGTCACCGCCGCCCCATTGGGCGGCGCGAGCTACGCGGCGTCCAAGGCCGGGCTGATCGGGCTGACCCGCGAGCTGGCCGGACAGTGGGGCCCGGGCGGAACCCGCGTCAACGCGCTCGCCCCGGGCTGGTTCCGCACCGAGATGACCGCCGACCTCTTCGACGACGAGCGCTCCAGCCGCTGGGTCGAGCGCAACACCCTGCTGCGGCGCGGCGGCGACGCCCAGGAACTCGACGGCGCGCTGCTGTTCCTGGCCTCGGACGCATCCTCGTACTGCACCGGGCAGGTCCTGACCGTCGACGGCGGATGGACCGCGCGATGAGGGTCGGCATCGAGATCGAGGACGGTCTGGCCCGCGTCACCCTGCGCCGCGGCGAGGCGGGCAACGCCATCGACCTGGAGATGGCACGCGGACTGCTGGACGCGGCCCGGGCCTGCGCCACCGAGTCGGTACGGGCCGTGCTGCTCACCGGCGAGGGGAAGTCCTTCTGCGTCGGCGGCGATCTCGGGGAGTTCTCCCGGCTCTCCGGCGAGGCGCTGGAAAAGCACCTCATCGCGGTGACCGGCGCGCTCCACGAGGCCCTGCGCACGTTCGCGGCGGGCGACGCGCCCGTGGTGGCCGCCGTGCAGGGCGCCGTCGCCGGTGCGGGCATCGGCCTGGCCGCGTCCGCCGATGTGACCCTCGCCGCCGACAACGCCTCGTTCACCACCGCCTACACCGGGATCGGCTACTCACCGGATGCCGGGGTGAGCTGGTTCCTGCCCCGGCTCGTCGGCCCCAAGCGGGCCCTGGACCTGCTGCTGACCAACCGCCGCAGCAAGGCGGCGGAAGCCGAGGCCATCGGCCTGGTGAGCCGGGTCGTCGCCCCCGACCGGCTGACCGCCGAGGCCGTCCGTACGGCCGAGACGCTGTGCGGCGGCCCCACCGCCGCCTTCGGTGCCACCCGCCGTCTCGTCGCCACCGGGCTGACCTCGGACCTCGGCACGCACCTGGACCGCGAGGCCCATGCGATCGCCGCCGCGGCCGCCTCCGCCGCGGGCCGCGAGGGCGTCGCCGCCTTCCTGGGCAAGCGGGCACCCGACTTCACCCGCGCCGCCCCCAGCACCTGACACCTCCCCGAAACCCCTGGAGCCCCACCGTGTCGGAAGCATTCATCGTCGGAGCCGTCCGCACCCCCGTCGGCCGCCGCAAAGGCACGCTCAGCGGCGTGCACCCCGCCGATCTCGGCGCCCATGCGCTGCGCGCCCTGCTGGAGCGCACCGGAGCCGACGCGGGCGCCGTCGACGACGTGTACTTCGGGTGCGTC is a window of Streptomyces violaceusniger Tu 4113 DNA encoding:
- a CDS encoding enoyl-CoA hydratase/isomerase family protein, with the translated sequence MRVGIEIEDGLARVTLRRGEAGNAIDLEMARGLLDAARACATESVRAVLLTGEGKSFCVGGDLGEFSRLSGEALEKHLIAVTGALHEALRTFAAGDAPVVAAVQGAVAGAGIGLAASADVTLAADNASFTTAYTGIGYSPDAGVSWFLPRLVGPKRALDLLLTNRRSKAAEAEAIGLVSRVVAPDRLTAEAVRTAETLCGGPTAAFGATRRLVATGLTSDLGTHLDREAHAIAAAAASAAGREGVAAFLGKRAPDFTRAAPST